One segment of Niabella beijingensis DNA contains the following:
- a CDS encoding tetratricopeptide repeat-containing sensor histidine kinase, producing the protein MRLLRSLICLSCIFPLLSNAQQYNDNYKDSLQHVLTINATDSIKARACFLLSYEWSYTDTVKARQFLELGTKFSGNNKYLHALSACYAGFLFFDTDTKRAERLFLRSDSLLTPFTTPEAYLFRSKCWRNYGALRLNANDSKTMLAVLITYAIPFAIKSGDKEYLAKNYADIGLVFMNQLQYDKAETYYDKAISILQQTGKSKLDNMDIFINAARNLLYINKLSEAKELIDDISPFAPSGTVYETDVLMNTGIYLIESNQHSEALKVLDEALSIAHKLQNADLAERIMFEQYRAYSGLGNYKKAIVILLRLVKNPARNSSQNKLMIYQELATAYEKNGNTKAAYKWQKEYSRLLDSVDKSKLKEEINGLEIKFHSAENQKRITELNASNITAKLTAKNSRLVNWLLGSISLLLLATVLFVLVFYRNSKQSSIQKAQIEITKAVVQAQEGERTRIARDLHDGLGGMLTTTKLNLERVAYENGSHHDNEIRNILRQLDNSVLELRRIARNMMPEMLLKLGLEAALRDLCKLLVKRNLHINFQFLGEENAISMETKIIIYRIVQELLTNCVKHANAQHVMLQCAQHGSVFFITVEDDGRGFDNEDPVNSMGVGLSNIQSRVAYLNGKMEVLSKNRQGTSVNIEIYVTS; encoded by the coding sequence ATGCGCCTGTTACGCAGCCTGATCTGTTTGAGTTGTATATTTCCATTGTTGAGTAATGCCCAACAATACAACGATAATTATAAAGATAGTTTGCAACATGTACTGACAATTAATGCAACGGATAGTATTAAGGCCAGAGCTTGTTTTTTGCTATCGTACGAATGGTCATATACCGATACGGTAAAAGCGCGGCAGTTTCTCGAACTCGGCACAAAATTTTCGGGAAACAACAAGTACCTCCATGCGCTATCTGCCTGTTACGCAGGATTCCTATTTTTTGATACTGATACAAAAAGGGCGGAAAGATTATTTTTAAGATCAGATTCGCTGTTAACTCCGTTCACAACTCCCGAAGCTTATCTTTTCAGGTCAAAATGCTGGCGTAATTATGGAGCGCTAAGATTGAATGCAAATGATTCAAAAACAATGCTGGCTGTTTTGATCACTTATGCCATCCCTTTTGCGATCAAATCGGGAGATAAGGAATACCTGGCAAAAAATTATGCAGATATTGGCCTGGTTTTTATGAATCAGTTGCAATATGACAAAGCAGAAACATATTATGACAAGGCTATTTCGATTTTACAACAGACAGGGAAAAGCAAGTTAGACAACATGGATATTTTTATTAATGCTGCCAGAAACCTATTATACATAAATAAATTGAGTGAGGCAAAGGAACTGATTGATGATATAAGTCCTTTTGCGCCTTCAGGTACAGTTTATGAAACAGATGTTCTTATGAACACCGGTATTTATTTGATTGAATCAAACCAACATTCGGAGGCATTAAAAGTACTCGACGAGGCTCTATCGATTGCACACAAATTGCAAAATGCAGATCTTGCAGAAAGAATTATGTTTGAGCAATATAGGGCATATTCGGGTTTAGGAAATTATAAGAAAGCAATAGTCATTCTGCTCCGGCTTGTCAAAAACCCGGCAAGGAATTCCAGCCAAAACAAGCTAATGATATACCAGGAACTCGCAACAGCCTATGAGAAAAATGGCAATACGAAAGCAGCCTATAAATGGCAAAAAGAATATAGCAGGTTGCTCGACAGTGTGGATAAAAGTAAACTCAAAGAAGAAATAAACGGGCTTGAAATAAAATTCCATAGCGCTGAGAATCAAAAAAGAATAACGGAATTAAATGCCTCAAACATTACCGCAAAGCTAACAGCAAAAAACAGCCGTCTGGTTAATTGGTTATTAGGCTCGATAAGCCTTTTATTACTTGCTACAGTCTTATTCGTTTTGGTTTTTTATAGAAATAGTAAACAATCGTCAATACAGAAAGCTCAGATTGAAATTACAAAAGCTGTAGTACAGGCACAGGAAGGGGAAAGAACAAGGATCGCACGGGATTTACACGATGGCTTGGGCGGCATGCTGACAACAACGAAACTGAACCTGGAGCGCGTTGCTTATGAAAACGGAAGTCATCACGATAACGAAATACGTAATATCTTAAGACAGCTGGACAATTCTGTTTTGGAGCTTAGGCGTATTGCACGCAATATGATGCCGGAAATGCTGCTCAAACTAGGTCTTGAAGCAGCATTGAGGGATTTGTGCAAGCTCCTGGTAAAACGCAATCTCCATATTAATTTCCAATTTTTAGGGGAAGAAAATGCTATTAGTATGGAGACAAAAATTATCATCTACCGGATTGTCCAGGAGCTCCTGACCAACTGTGTCAAACATGCCAATGCCCAACATGTAATGCTTCAGTGCGCGCAGCATGGGTCTGTGTTTTTTATTACTGTGGAAGATGACGGAAGAGGGTTTGATAACGAGGATCCGGTTAACAGTATGGGCGTGGGACTAAGCAATATTCAAAGCCGGGTAGCCTACTTAAATGGCAAGATGGAAGTCCTTTCTAAAAATAGGCAGGGTACTTCCGTAAATATAGAGATCTATGTCACCTCCTGA
- a CDS encoding response regulator, protein MLSAKIKLAIVDDHPIVIEGLTNLLQKKEEIKIVGTFTSGHHFIDFLKQTAVQVVLLDVYLQDISGMDLCKEINAISPQTIILAFSNHDEWSAIMKMLENGARGYVLKSSTIEELLKCINEAISGEITFSSAVKEIISQPPKNDKFQENIKLTNREKEILALIASGMTTTDIAKQLFLSKFTIDGHRKNLLQKFSAKNAVELINAAKLHGFL, encoded by the coding sequence ATGTTATCTGCCAAAATTAAATTAGCCATCGTTGATGACCATCCAATAGTAATAGAGGGGTTAACCAATCTTTTACAAAAAAAAGAGGAAATTAAGATTGTAGGCACTTTTACAAGTGGGCATCATTTTATTGACTTTTTAAAACAAACAGCTGTACAGGTAGTATTGCTGGACGTTTACCTGCAGGACATCAGCGGTATGGATTTGTGCAAAGAAATAAACGCTATATCACCCCAAACCATTATACTCGCATTCAGTAATCACGATGAATGGAGTGCTATCATGAAAATGTTGGAAAATGGAGCAAGAGGATATGTGCTAAAAAGTTCAACAATTGAAGAGCTGCTGAAATGTATTAATGAAGCAATATCTGGTGAAATAACATTTAGCTCAGCTGTGAAGGAAATTATTTCGCAACCACCAAAGAATGATAAATTTCAGGAAAACATAAAGCTCACCAATCGCGAAAAAGAAATTTTAGCGCTGATAGCTTCAGGAATGACAACCACTGATATTGCCAAACAACTTTTTTTAAGCAAATTCACCATTGACGGGCACAGAAAAAATCTGTTACAGAAATTCAGCGCAAAAAACGCGGTAGAATTAATTAATGCAGCCAAGCTACATGGATTTCTTTAA
- a CDS encoding sensor histidine kinase, giving the protein MDLKYLLLVLYLTCCLQTLAQINAIDSLQQLAAKEQNVEKKVFLLYETVDLQSEFDSKAAYETLNQARTLAGENKYLQAFDPFYEAQIIWMSDTAKAKHLYQMSIQLLKPYSTNKALQTTARAWHNCGIFLQINSRQDEFASILLNKVIPLSERIGDLLSIASAYNAIGTVYSNKEDYGNAITYFRRGIRSGLKGAPSARRSRVLADAYTSIAGCMTYLKKKPDEVKQVLDTARQYLGQVGDPVYHGDYYLNYGRYYEMRNDYSNALLQFNKGLEYAGKSPTMTISGIRLAYEKANALKYLQRYKESKLILDSLLTKTANDFSLNNRTYILKLQAEVEAELGDYRSAYHFLKASEVSSDSLHAVQEKVKIAEIYAKFDVAEQENKILKLENANRQKQSIIVLTVLILLLSAAIFFILLHNRRRRSLQQLKLLSAGKEVAVKNALIYGEEQERKRLARELHDGLGGTFAGIKLKLENAVRKPDIGEINEAIGLLEGAIREFRQTTHRLVPDHLKNNGLENNIKDFCHSFRGSGVGFHFYFKGLEILRNSDKELVIFRIIQELITNAIRHSKAGNILLNCIVEDQLLLLTVEDNGIGFDPFFEKAGLGLNNIRSRISLLNGDIHIDSGKDKGTVVNIEIVL; this is encoded by the coding sequence ATGGACCTTAAGTACTTATTATTGGTTTTATACCTGACGTGCTGCCTGCAGACCTTAGCACAGATCAACGCTATAGACAGCTTGCAACAACTTGCAGCTAAAGAGCAAAACGTCGAGAAAAAAGTGTTTCTTTTATATGAAACAGTAGACCTGCAATCAGAATTCGATAGCAAAGCGGCCTATGAGACGTTAAACCAGGCGCGGACGCTGGCCGGTGAGAATAAATATCTGCAGGCGTTTGACCCTTTTTATGAGGCTCAGATCATCTGGATGAGCGACACTGCAAAAGCCAAGCACCTGTACCAAATGTCCATTCAGCTGCTTAAGCCGTACAGTACCAACAAAGCATTGCAGACAACGGCCAGAGCCTGGCACAACTGTGGTATCTTTTTGCAGATAAACAGCAGGCAGGACGAATTTGCCAGTATCCTGCTCAATAAGGTTATTCCTCTTTCAGAACGGATCGGCGACCTGTTAAGTATAGCATCTGCGTACAATGCTATCGGGACGGTTTACAGCAATAAGGAGGATTATGGAAACGCAATAACCTACTTCCGGCGTGGGATCCGGTCCGGTCTTAAAGGAGCGCCTTCTGCCAGGAGATCAAGGGTGCTGGCGGATGCTTATACTTCAATCGCGGGATGTATGACGTATCTGAAAAAAAAGCCGGATGAGGTAAAGCAGGTCCTGGATACTGCCAGGCAATACCTGGGCCAGGTAGGCGATCCTGTGTATCATGGAGACTATTATCTGAATTATGGCAGGTACTATGAAATGAGGAATGATTACTCCAATGCGCTTTTACAATTTAATAAGGGATTGGAGTATGCCGGGAAAAGCCCAACGATGACTATTTCCGGCATCCGGCTGGCTTATGAAAAGGCCAATGCGCTGAAATACCTGCAACGGTATAAGGAGAGTAAGCTTATCCTGGACAGCCTATTGACAAAAACTGCCAATGATTTTTCACTCAACAATCGTACTTATATCCTAAAGCTGCAGGCGGAGGTGGAAGCCGAATTAGGCGATTACAGATCTGCCTATCATTTTCTTAAAGCATCGGAAGTCTCTTCAGATAGCCTTCATGCAGTTCAGGAAAAGGTCAAAATCGCTGAGATCTATGCCAAATTTGATGTTGCGGAGCAAGAAAATAAGATACTTAAATTGGAAAACGCCAATCGGCAAAAACAATCCATTATTGTACTTACTGTATTAATACTGCTCCTGTCGGCTGCTATATTCTTTATCCTGCTCCACAACAGGAGGAGGCGGAGCCTTCAGCAGCTAAAACTATTGTCTGCAGGAAAAGAGGTAGCGGTAAAAAATGCATTGATTTACGGTGAAGAGCAGGAACGTAAACGGTTGGCGAGGGAGTTGCATGACGGGCTCGGCGGCACTTTCGCCGGCATTAAACTGAAGCTGGAAAATGCTGTCAGAAAACCAGACATTGGTGAAATCAACGAAGCTATTGGATTATTGGAGGGAGCCATCAGGGAATTTCGACAAACGACTCATCGCCTGGTACCGGATCATCTGAAAAATAACGGACTGGAAAACAACATAAAAGACTTCTGCCATTCTTTCCGTGGCTCAGGTGTCGGTTTTCATTTCTATTTTAAGGGGTTGGAGATATTACGGAATAGTGATAAAGAGTTAGTGATCTTCAGAATTATACAGGAGCTGATCACGAATGCCATCAGGCACTCAAAAGCCGGCAATATTTTATTAAATTGTATTGTGGAAGACCAACTTTTGCTTTTAACTGTAGAAGACAATGGCATTGGCTTTGACCCTTTTTTCGAAAAAGCGGGTCTTGGATTGAATAATATCAGAAGCCGTATAAGCCTGCTGAATGGAGATATTCACATCGACTCCGGAAAAGATAAAGGTACGGTGGTAAATATAGAAATTGTATTATAA
- a CDS encoding carboxypeptidase-like regulatory domain-containing protein, translating to MLKEVFTLVTLLYTTHFANAQYTQPEKDDTIRLYAKTPFDSLTAKKALAEGTGTIKGQAFTRPRFGGYPFKFGAKILANKITVLLFPVTPYLLDYLQVKKKENRKKLKYAYIDETAFRYRLTAVTNSDGEFTFPKMKPGKYYLEAILPWSETKSYDAYTGTGYGMYSTVNYYETRYYNQSHYDKLTEFVEVKAEGEVLHVKLK from the coding sequence ATGCTGAAAGAAGTATTTACGCTTGTCACCCTGCTTTATACAACTCATTTTGCAAATGCGCAATACACGCAGCCAGAAAAAGACGATACCATCCGGTTATATGCAAAAACCCCTTTTGATTCTCTGACTGCAAAAAAAGCCCTGGCAGAGGGCACAGGCACCATAAAAGGCCAGGCTTTTACAAGACCCCGCTTCGGCGGCTATCCCTTCAAATTCGGGGCAAAAATCCTTGCTAATAAAATTACCGTGCTGCTTTTCCCGGTCACACCCTATTTGCTCGATTACCTGCAGGTAAAAAAGAAGGAAAACCGCAAAAAACTCAAATACGCCTATATTGATGAAACCGCATTCCGGTACCGCCTAACAGCGGTTACCAATAGCGATGGCGAATTCACTTTTCCTAAAATGAAACCCGGCAAATATTATTTAGAGGCGATTCTCCCCTGGAGCGAAACAAAGTCTTACGATGCATATACAGGTACCGGCTATGGCATGTACAGTACTGTTAATTATTATGAAACCCGGTATTACAACCAATCCCACTATGATAAGCTTACTGAATTTGTGGAAGTGAAGGCTGAAGGTGAAGTGCTACATGTTAAACTGAAATAA
- a CDS encoding helix-turn-helix transcriptional regulator, with the protein MVIVQQPGVPFLGNNQFARSVGDSIIALTHYSSTAVFEEWHAHTTSSISFLLYGTYEEHLLGMRYKRMPGDIKYVPFGEAHRCVFYTPGTRAINLNLTPSLLKQLDLADNKIMQVLHDFKHTKFALVKLFKELLTADESMEAVSQLTLHQLFYPGILSLKKYNQPPRWVIILKEILHDEWNTSYELNDLANRCGVHRITISRYFHQYFSITLGRYIHQIRIDKAMSMIKATSLSLTDIAYKCGFADQAHFTRTFKNITGFLPRDFRKI; encoded by the coding sequence ATGGTAATAGTGCAACAACCAGGCGTTCCGTTTTTAGGCAATAATCAATTCGCGCGATCTGTCGGGGACTCAATCATTGCCCTCACTCATTATAGTAGTACGGCCGTTTTTGAAGAGTGGCATGCTCATACAACCTCAAGTATTAGCTTTTTACTTTACGGTACTTATGAAGAGCATTTGTTGGGCATGCGATACAAACGTATGCCAGGAGATATAAAATATGTTCCTTTTGGCGAAGCACACCGCTGTGTTTTTTATACGCCCGGCACACGCGCAATAAACCTGAACTTAACGCCCTCACTGTTAAAACAACTGGATCTAGCTGATAACAAAATCATGCAAGTACTACATGATTTTAAACACACCAAATTTGCCTTAGTTAAGCTATTTAAAGAACTGTTGACCGCTGACGAAAGTATGGAAGCAGTGAGTCAGTTGACGCTCCATCAACTTTTTTATCCGGGCATTCTATCTCTTAAAAAATATAATCAGCCTCCCCGTTGGGTCATCATTCTGAAAGAAATACTTCACGACGAATGGAATACTTCTTATGAATTGAATGACCTGGCCAACAGGTGTGGCGTGCATCGGATTACAATTTCCCGCTATTTTCATCAATATTTTTCAATCACATTAGGCAGGTATATCCATCAAATAAGGATTGACAAGGCCATGTCTATGATTAAAGCCACTTCGCTTTCACTAACTGATATTGCCTATAAATGTGGCTTTGCTGATCAGGCGCATTTTACCCGCACTTTTAAGAATATTACTGGCTTTCTTCCCAGGGATTTTAGAAAAATCTAA
- a CDS encoding ArnT family glycosyltransferase, which yields MTNPIKLTLLIICLLKLVLHLVADYHSGFQGDELLHIETGKHLAFGYMEFPPLIGVLAFIQNLFHSHSVFVHHIFSHLAGVIILIIIARVTIELGGNNRAVFFVLLGLIIAPGFERSQQLFQPVVFSQLFWVLGFYQLLRFIKYLDKKSLWLLTLFCALGFLSKYDAVFFIFGLTSLLIFKRTRNALIQNKFWWNIFVFSICVLPNTIWQISNNYPAFQMFSRLYETQLESLSRTANIKKLLIDINPITTLLLFLPGIYYLAISKNKSVITPLAVAIGLSFLSLLYKNGKAYYFFPIVLTVLPFGAVFMERYLFIKREWVFYPVTVLMLLAGVLVPFGMPVYSFNRYLSKIYPFGRKDIDGGAYGVKYDEYYTKEKWRTTMQELKQVYDNLPTSEKENCLIWGKHYGQAGAVNLFRDQYNLPESFSYHGSFYTWSPTGQMPHIVIALSYRIGNYFEPYFGDIEKVRTIYNPYSDNDEELYQYIYVCKRPNQNFDEMKEQFRGRIFE from the coding sequence TTGACCAATCCAATAAAGCTTACACTTCTTATTATTTGCCTTTTAAAACTGGTACTTCATCTTGTAGCTGACTATCATTCGGGTTTCCAGGGAGATGAATTGCTACATATAGAAACCGGTAAGCATCTTGCATTTGGTTACATGGAGTTTCCCCCTTTAATTGGTGTATTGGCGTTTATCCAGAATTTATTTCATTCACATTCTGTTTTTGTTCATCATATTTTCTCACACTTAGCAGGTGTTATCATTTTAATAATTATAGCCAGGGTTACAATAGAATTGGGCGGAAATAATAGAGCGGTGTTTTTTGTATTGCTGGGATTAATTATTGCACCAGGTTTTGAACGCTCCCAACAATTATTTCAACCGGTAGTTTTCAGCCAGTTATTTTGGGTGTTAGGTTTTTATCAATTATTAAGGTTTATAAAATACCTCGACAAAAAATCATTATGGTTACTTACTTTATTTTGTGCCCTGGGCTTCCTGTCCAAATATGACGCTGTATTTTTCATTTTTGGTTTAACATCATTATTAATATTTAAGCGAACCAGAAATGCGCTTATTCAAAACAAATTCTGGTGGAACATTTTTGTTTTTAGCATTTGCGTTTTACCCAATACTATTTGGCAAATTTCTAATAACTATCCAGCGTTTCAAATGTTTTCAAGGCTTTACGAGACGCAATTAGAAAGCCTGAGCCGAACCGCCAACATTAAAAAACTCCTGATTGATATTAACCCGATTACAACGTTATTGCTCTTCCTTCCAGGAATTTATTATTTAGCTATCTCAAAAAACAAATCAGTAATAACGCCATTGGCAGTTGCTATAGGTTTATCCTTTCTGTCTCTTCTATACAAAAACGGGAAGGCATATTATTTCTTTCCAATTGTATTAACAGTTCTTCCTTTTGGCGCTGTATTTATGGAACGGTATCTATTTATAAAAAGAGAATGGGTTTTTTATCCTGTTACAGTTTTGATGCTTTTAGCCGGTGTTTTAGTGCCATTTGGAATGCCTGTTTATAGTTTCAATCGTTATCTGTCAAAAATTTATCCTTTTGGAAGGAAAGATATTGATGGAGGAGCGTATGGCGTGAAATATGATGAATATTACACCAAAGAAAAATGGCGGACAACTATGCAGGAGTTAAAACAAGTATATGATAACCTGCCGACAAGCGAAAAAGAAAACTGTTTGATTTGGGGTAAACATTATGGGCAAGCGGGAGCAGTGAATTTGTTTAGAGATCAATATAACTTACCTGAATCTTTCTCCTATCACGGAAGCTTTTATACCTGGTCACCGACCGGGCAGATGCCCCATATAGTGATTGCATTAAGCTACAGAATTGGTAATTATTTTGAGCCATATTTTGGAGATATAGAAAAAGTACGCACTATATATAACCCATATTCAGATAATGACGAAGAACTCTACCAATATATTTACGTCTGTAAAAGGCCAAATCAGAATTTTGACGAGATGAAAGAACAGTTTAGAGGAAGAATTTTTGAATAA
- a CDS encoding response regulator, with the protein MESIKIIVCDDHPLINEGLQKMINNISNMVIVEAVATISQLFEKLRQKQPDIILLDINLPDGDGTDVCLTIRKQFPRVKILIISSRDDRSTLIKMIRNGASGYLLKSASVEEIENAINLVYLGGTYYSEEMQQTIASILSDTLQKEQPLVTRREKELLFFLKSGLSSQQIAEKLFISTRTVETHRKNLLAKFNVSNTISMLDKARTMGLI; encoded by the coding sequence ATGGAATCAATAAAGATAATAGTTTGCGATGATCATCCGTTGATTAACGAAGGACTGCAGAAGATGATTAATAATATCAGCAATATGGTTATTGTTGAAGCTGTTGCCACTATATCACAGCTATTTGAGAAACTCCGGCAAAAGCAACCCGATATTATTCTGCTCGATATCAATTTGCCTGATGGCGACGGAACGGATGTATGTCTTACCATCAGGAAGCAATTCCCGCGGGTTAAAATTTTGATAATAAGTTCACGTGATGACAGAAGCACGCTTATTAAAATGATTCGTAACGGGGCGTCTGGCTATCTGCTTAAAAGTGCATCTGTCGAAGAAATTGAAAATGCGATCAATCTGGTTTATCTGGGGGGCACTTATTACAGTGAAGAGATGCAGCAGACGATTGCTTCTATTTTAAGCGATACATTGCAGAAAGAACAGCCGCTGGTAACCCGTCGGGAAAAAGAACTATTGTTTTTTCTCAAAAGCGGATTGAGCTCTCAGCAGATCGCTGAAAAACTATTTATTTCAACCCGTACAGTAGAAACACACCGTAAAAACCTGTTGGCCAAATTCAATGTAAGTAATACGATAAGTATGTTGGACAAGGCAAGAACCATGGGGCTAATTTAA
- a CDS encoding M3 family metallopeptidase, translated as MFEKDSVLTLNRLSKWLDQRERLLVSLQKHYQYHILCNYINAKDSFAKAGINDLGEIIGTLNNQLTRIAQQFSSNKLTYDQLKKNGLLKYRYLIEKELKNTAHLRPAHDEAIIRELSGNTVDRLVDRYDTLMGSIRADDILVNNNKYLNPIKDRGILMKDTSAFIRAAANKAYYFAYEPYMLLLGATLIDITQQHTAQAKINGFKNHPEKIYAQRLELSDDSVKQLLTGIFSYANILKDYKKLVQSPPINSQAKFDWKPLSFTKTKTLLISALTPLGKEYCRQFAWLIEPANGALEIGPGLNRVRDNTSVGYPQVPVSLYMRSYNGSLTALQILIHEGGHALHTLLKGNQLSVPAYSYGPNFLSEAYAMLNELLLLDYLQQQAPSIESKAFFAKQFLDKLAFEIFTSAQEGTFEQGLYEGVADGTITNSKDIDSLYSSIMIQYDSSFNYEPNRSIEWIQKRLVFYDPLYNVTYLYAMLVSCKLFTMLQADPDKTAIRYISMLKNGFDAPAETLLKQFMRFGLDKESLLNSAFQVMRNKSAELKKMYTDMHCSNNLK; from the coding sequence TTGTTCGAAAAAGACAGCGTACTAACCTTAAATCGTTTGTCAAAGTGGCTGGATCAACGGGAACGACTGTTAGTTTCACTCCAAAAGCATTATCAATATCATATTTTGTGCAACTATATCAATGCCAAAGATTCCTTTGCAAAAGCAGGTATTAATGATCTGGGTGAAATTATCGGTACACTAAACAATCAGCTTACCAGAATTGCGCAGCAGTTTTCATCCAATAAACTCACCTATGATCAGCTAAAAAAGAACGGGTTACTAAAGTATCGGTACCTGATTGAAAAAGAACTAAAAAATACAGCGCATTTACGTCCGGCTCATGATGAAGCAATAATCAGGGAATTATCAGGTAACACTGTTGACCGGCTTGTTGATCGTTATGACACCCTAATGGGAAGTATAAGGGCCGATGACATACTTGTAAATAATAACAAGTATTTAAATCCCATCAAGGACAGAGGAATTTTGATGAAAGATACCAGCGCCTTTATTCGAGCGGCAGCGAATAAAGCTTATTACTTCGCTTATGAACCTTATATGTTACTGTTAGGAGCCACATTAATTGACATTACTCAACAGCATACAGCACAGGCCAAGATAAATGGTTTTAAAAATCATCCTGAAAAAATATATGCGCAGCGTCTGGAACTTTCCGATGACAGCGTAAAGCAATTATTAACAGGAATTTTCTCCTATGCAAATATCCTTAAAGATTATAAAAAATTGGTGCAAAGCCCTCCAATAAACTCCCAGGCAAAGTTCGATTGGAAACCCTTGTCTTTTACAAAAACAAAAACACTTTTAATAAGTGCGCTTACTCCTTTAGGGAAGGAATACTGTCGGCAATTTGCATGGTTGATAGAGCCTGCTAACGGAGCGCTGGAAATAGGTCCCGGCTTAAACAGGGTAAGAGACAACACTTCCGTTGGTTATCCGCAGGTGCCTGTCAGCCTTTATATGAGAAGCTATAACGGCTCACTAACCGCCCTACAGATATTAATACATGAGGGAGGACATGCCCTGCACACCCTATTAAAGGGCAATCAATTAAGCGTTCCTGCTTACAGCTATGGGCCGAATTTTCTATCTGAAGCCTATGCGATGCTCAACGAGCTACTATTGTTGGATTATTTGCAGCAACAGGCACCTTCTATAGAAAGCAAGGCTTTTTTTGCTAAACAATTTCTCGATAAACTTGCTTTTGAAATATTTACTTCAGCGCAGGAGGGTACATTTGAACAAGGCCTCTATGAGGGAGTAGCAGACGGTACTATTACTAATAGTAAAGATATAGATAGCTTATACTCCAGTATCATGATTCAATATGACAGCTCTTTTAACTATGAACCCAACAGGAGTATTGAATGGATACAGAAACGGCTTGTATTTTATGATCCGTTATATAATGTAACTTATCTTTATGCTATGTTGGTTAGCTGCAAGTTATTTACTATGCTTCAGGCAGATCCGGATAAAACTGCAATAAGGTACATTTCGATGTTGAAGAATGGTTTTGACGCGCCTGCTGAAACATTACTTAAACAATTCATGAGATTTGGCCTGGATAAAGAAAGCCTCCTTAATAGTGCTTTTCAGGTTATGCGGAATAAATCCGCCGAGTTAAAAAAAATGTATACAGATATGCACTGTAGCAACAACTTAAAGTAA
- a CDS encoding VOC family protein, producing the protein MVPECSATIFSVSDLEASIKYYTGVLGFAVDWRYGTLSCLKCGNVLIQLSAPGVGINRRATGEGNVYIFCDEVDQYFHDIITKGAFVLVELADRKYGMRDFAIRDPDGNTLSFGKEIAS; encoded by the coding sequence ATGGTCCCGGAATGTTCAGCCACTATTTTTTCCGTTAGTGATTTAGAGGCGTCTATTAAATACTATACAGGTGTCCTTGGTTTTGCCGTCGATTGGCGATATGGAACCTTGAGTTGTTTAAAGTGCGGGAATGTCTTGATCCAACTATCGGCTCCTGGTGTAGGAATTAACAGAAGAGCAACGGGCGAAGGAAATGTTTATATTTTTTGCGATGAAGTGGATCAATATTTTCATGATATTATAACAAAAGGTGCATTTGTTTTAGTAGAGCTTGCTGACCGAAAATATGGCATGAGAGATTTTGCTATCAGAGACCCCGACGGCAATACCTTGTCGTTTGGTAAAGAGATTGCCAGTTAA